One region of Sulfurisphaera ohwakuensis genomic DNA includes:
- a CDS encoding APC family permease, with amino-acid sequence MRMDNLSKKLEPKENTIPTYLVYAQSLSSIAPLGSASAYLTYALQYSLSSTFIAGVFGVLIYFLWVLIGYEYSKVIASTGGIYEFARRSGGELLGKIAGWLYWISYAIYLPSATTYLTGIVITSEFSLSPIVVTTIEILIPIVLTLLLLSGIRPPLFYALLTSTIEVILIFVLGIKVISITGFSLSPLRVSVPVSDFFSGALAVGFTLAGGGASFFLGYEAVGKGKTVAKSYLYAYWIASISVLFASYFEIAFAGYSNSGMKNLLNVTQYPAYYIAQKLMGSSMALLIFIFTINSLIGSVTAAYVALSRLTYSLIRKDMLKSILIVALFFLLVNLIAGITGEFALVYSLTTEASLVTLYGSHVIVSALFPVFSKKMIGFRLYHILLSISAVILMGYGVYSNIVPYSGLTTLVGILSLIGGVIIGTISWGLEWRKLNMH; translated from the coding sequence TATGCACAATCTTTGAGTTCTATAGCCCCCTTAGGTTCTGCCTCAGCGTATTTAACATATGCTCTTCAGTATTCACTATCATCAACATTTATAGCTGGAGTTTTTGGTGTATTAATCTACTTTTTGTGGGTATTAATTGGGTATGAATACTCAAAAGTGATTGCCTCTACTGGCGGTATATATGAATTTGCTAGAAGAAGTGGTGGTGAACTTTTAGGTAAAATCGCTGGCTGGTTGTATTGGATAAGTTATGCTATATATTTACCTTCAGCTACAACTTACCTTACTGGAATAGTAATAACTTCCGAATTCTCACTTTCACCTATTGTAGTCACTACCATAGAAATTTTAATTCCTATAGTTCTAACTCTTTTGCTTTTAAGCGGAATAAGACCACCACTTTTTTATGCACTCTTAACTTCAACTATTGAAGTTATTCTAATATTTGTCTTAGGAATAAAAGTAATATCTATTACAGGGTTCTCTTTGAGCCCATTAAGGGTTTCAGTACCAGTATCAGATTTCTTTTCAGGAGCCTTAGCAGTAGGTTTTACACTTGCCGGTGGTGGCGCATCGTTCTTTCTAGGTTATGAAGCTGTAGGGAAAGGAAAAACAGTAGCAAAATCTTATCTTTATGCTTATTGGATAGCGTCGATTTCAGTACTTTTTGCTTCATATTTTGAAATTGCGTTTGCTGGTTATTCAAATTCCGGCATGAAAAACCTATTAAATGTCACTCAATATCCAGCATATTATATTGCCCAAAAGCTTATGGGAAGTAGCATGGCATTATTGATATTTATCTTTACTATAAACAGTTTAATTGGTTCTGTAACTGCAGCATATGTAGCCCTATCTAGATTAACTTACAGTTTAATTAGAAAAGATATGTTAAAATCAATCTTAATAGTAGCATTGTTCTTTCTTCTAGTCAATTTAATAGCTGGGATTACTGGTGAGTTTGCCCTAGTATACTCACTTACTACAGAAGCTTCCTTAGTTACTTTGTACGGTTCACATGTAATAGTATCTGCTTTATTTCCAGTATTTTCAAAGAAAATGATAGGATTTAGACTTTATCATATCTTGTTATCAATTTCAGCGGTTATTTTAATGGGATATGGTGTTTATTCAAATATAGTGCCTTATTCTGGTTTAACAACATTAGTTGGAATACTTTCATTAATTGGAGGTGTAATAATAGGAACTATAAGCTGGGGATTAGAATGGAGGAAATTGAATATGCATTAA